The genomic region TCTGGGAAGCCTCTTTCCACCCCGCCTCGGGGGCACTGTGTCCTCTACCTTCCGGGGATGGGCCAGACGGGAAACCTAATTCCCGAGCTTGGCTGTGGCTACCATGCAAGAGCCAtccccttcccccgccccgcTCCCCGCGTAAGCCTTAGTTCTGGCATCTGGAAAACGGGCTGATGACTAGAAGGCTCGGCCAGCCTTTGTGAAAACAGCCGGTGAGCCCACCTGAGTGAAGGGCGCCACCTGGAGGCTACAACGCGACGTCCTCTCCCTTGCAGGTTCAGTTTAGTCCCAAAGGGGGCGCAGCATCGCACACAACTAAGGGaccaagaaggaaaaaacccaTCTTTCGGTTtattgaaggaggaaaagggggtaagatgggggggggggggggggcaataAAATGCTTTTGCTTCATTTATAAAGAGCGAGATTTCAGGAGGCCCCTTCTCAAGGAGGAGGGGCCCACCTCTCCCTCAACTACAAGCAGCAGCAAAGCCAAGccaaggaggggagagggaaaccAGAGGGGTCAGGGGACCCCAAACACCCCCTCGGACAGAAGctttctccccccaccctcaaTGCATCTACCCCAGGGGACCCATCTGGGATAAGGAAGTGGGTATGTACACAGGTGAGGGAGGCACAGGCCTGGGTAGGGGAGGGAATAATTTATCCGCAGCAGCGGTGGGTGGCAaggggtggaggggggcgggggtggatgGGCAGTAGACTGGTGGCAGTGGTGGCCTAGGGGTCCCGTTCTTTCTTAACCTTGATGTCTCCAGCAAGGATGGTGGCGATCTCTCCCTGCATGAAGgcccaagggacagaggagcccactaGCGGGCACTTGTCTCCGCTGGGGCAGTAAACCTCTCCAGCAGGGCCCTGAGCCTTGATGAATTCGCGGGAGCAGGGAAAACAAAACTTATGTCCGGGCACTGAGGGGCACTGGACGAAGTGGGTGTCTTCCAGACGCTCCCGGCAGAGAGTGCAGCACAGGGGGGCCCCAGGGGTCGCCCCGGCGCCACTACCACCCCCGCTAACAGCTTCCGCCCCTGCTGTGGGGCTCACTTCTGCCTCACCGTTGCGGGCCACTAGACGATGCTGGGCTGGAGGCGGGGCCGTGGAGGAGGCGGCGGGGCTGGCACCCCCGGCGCGCACAGGGCCCCCACTCCCGGCAGGGTCCTTGGGGGAGTGGCCCAGGGCCTCGGCCACGTtcttcagggcagcaatgggggAGGGCACACCAGGGGTATCAGCGGAGAATGGGCCACCGGGTGCCACCCagtgccgctgctgctgctcctctgtGGTCATCTTCCCAGCTGCCTCGCCCTCGGGCTCAGGGGAGGCCTTGCGACGGCGTGGAGTGGGAGCCAGATTCCGGGATGGGGCTCGTGGGGGAGGGCCGCAGAGGGCTGCAGGGGCCGGCTCTGGATACTGCTGGGGCAGGGCCTCCGCGGGAGCTGGCTCGCGGAAGCTGCGGACCCCATCCGTTAGCAGCTCCCCCAGCTGGCGCCATTCCCCAGAGCCGTGCCGGCGTTCATATTCGAGGTACTTGAAGCCTGATGAGGCCAGCGCCTTGCCCGGCTCGCGCAGAGCATCATGAAACATCTGGCGAGCGACGGCCAGGACTCCCGCGTACACGTTGCCAGAACCACAGGGGTATTCGGTGAAGAGCTTCAGCTCGAACTCGTAGCCTGGCGGGCGGGCAGTAGCATCGAAGGCGAACACACGTCCCACCAGCCCATGATCCTTCTTGAAACGGACATTGAAAGGGGCGCAGGCGGACAGCGCCAGCAGTTGTTCCCGGACGGCTTTGGGGCGCCCGTGCCATTCCTCTGCCCGGCCCCTCATGGCCTCGTTCAGTTCTGCAAGACAGTCCGCATTCCTCTGTTGCTTCTCCTTCTCGAAATCGGAGCCGAAAGCTGGACGGGCAGGACTCAAGCCGGGTGCCAGCGTCAGGCCTCGGCTTCCCAGGCCAGACACTGCAGCTGCTAGCAGCCCGGGGGGCACCAAGCCGGGCATGGAGCCAAGCAGGGCCCTTCGCGCCCCCTCCGCCACAGCCTCTTCACGGCCCAGCCCATTGGCCAGGCGGGACCCCAGGGTGTACTCCAGGGCGGGCGAGGGCAGGGGGAGACGGCCCGACGATGTGGCCCTGTCATAGCGGTCCTGGCCCGAGACAGCGCCGCCTGTCCCCGACGGCTGGGGCTGGGCCTGTGGAGGCGGCAACTGAGGGCCCTGTGCGGCGGCGGCAGCCAGGTCCTTAGTGGCCGGGTGCTTGAGGGCCGGGGGCCCAGGCGAACGGCCCTCGGGGAGCACGTGGCTGCGCTTGAGCTGGCGGGCGGCATCAATGAGCAGCTCGATGCGATCCGCGCCCTCGAAGTTCACGCATCCGCGGCACACGGCTTCACTGAAGTCCCACACCATGGCCCACGGCATCTTGGGCAGGTCGCACAGGTAGCACCACTGGCGGCGGGACGCCTGCACGGACGCCATAGCCCCCGCACGCGCCCGTTCGGGCTCTCGCCTTccacccgccgccgccgccgttcGATCCGCGCCGCCGCCGTTTGATTCGCGTCCCCGGGACCGCGCGAGCCACAGCCAGGCCTTTCGCTCGGCCTCCCCGCGGATCCAGGCCCGgccccccttccccgccccctgGGCCCTAAGCCTTTTTCCTCACTCCCGCCTCCTCGAAAAGACTGGCAGAGGCACGTCGGCGCCCCCGCCGGGTCCAGGCTCCGGGCCGCGGCGCACAGCTCGGGCCCCGCGATGGGCCGCGGGCGCCGCCG from Bos javanicus breed banteng chromosome 18, ARS-OSU_banteng_1.0, whole genome shotgun sequence harbors:
- the IRF2BP1 gene encoding interferon regulatory factor 2-binding protein 1; its protein translation is MASVQASRRQWCYLCDLPKMPWAMVWDFSEAVCRGCVNFEGADRIELLIDAARQLKRSHVLPEGRSPGPPALKHPATKDLAAAAAQGPQLPPPQAQPQPSGTGGAVSGQDRYDRATSSGRLPLPSPALEYTLGSRLANGLGREEAVAEGARRALLGSMPGLVPPGLLAAAVSGLGSRGLTLAPGLSPARPAFGSDFEKEKQQRNADCLAELNEAMRGRAEEWHGRPKAVREQLLALSACAPFNVRFKKDHGLVGRVFAFDATARPPGYEFELKLFTEYPCGSGNVYAGVLAVARQMFHDALREPGKALASSGFKYLEYERRHGSGEWRQLGELLTDGVRSFREPAPAEALPQQYPEPAPAALCGPPPRAPSRNLAPTPRRRKASPEPEGEAAGKMTTEEQQQRHWVAPGGPFSADTPGVPSPIAALKNVAEALGHSPKDPAGSGGPVRAGGASPAASSTAPPPAQHRLVARNGEAEVSPTAGAEAVSGGGSGAGATPGAPLCCTLCRERLEDTHFVQCPSVPGHKFCFPCSREFIKAQGPAGEVYCPSGDKCPLVGSSVPWAFMQGEIATILAGDIKVKKERDP